The genomic region GCTTTGGGCATTGATGGTCAATTCCTTGCCAGTGGCGGGTCGTCTATGGTGTTGGTTGGTGACAGTGTTTTAGATACGCAAGATGTTTACGGTAATCCTTTTTTCCGTGAAATGATCACCAAAGCGGTACACAACGGTTTTGGTGAAGTGAAGTATCACTGGACGAACCCGACCGATCGCATGGGTGAGCCGAAAACGACTTTCTTTGAGCGTGTGGGCGATGTAATTGTCGCTGTCGGTTATTACCCAGAGCGTTCCAGTGCGGCCGAGGCTAAGAACCTACTGGCGAGAGCGATGACTGCAATTGTCGAGTCAGAGCAACAAAGCCTTGCCGAGTTTAATGACGCTGAAGGCAGCTTTGTTGAAGGGGATTTATATGTGTTTGTGATGGATATGAACTCTGGAAAGCTGCTTGCACACGGTGTTTCTCCTGAACTTATCGGTCGATCACACAGCGAGATCCTAAGTCCAGACGATAAACCGATTCTTACTGAGATGTTGAATCTCGCGAAGGAAAACGGCCGAGGTGTTTACACCTATCGATGGTTGAATCCGCTGTCGAGTAAAGTCGAAACCAAGCACACTTACTACCGTGTTATCGACAATAAGTTGGTTGGGGTCGGTTATTACACAAATTCAAACAAGACGTAAAAGTGTTTCTACGCAGCTCTCAACCCAGTTAGATAAAGGGCTGGGGGCTAAAATTACCTGTTTGTGTAAAAAAGCAATTTAGTAAAATTCACACTGTAAAATTTTTGTTGTGAAATTGTTTAAAAAATACAAGTAGTATGAAAAACATGGAAGACACACAGTAAAGAACAAATTTGAACAAGGTCAATTAGGATTTTTGACCTACCTGAAATTCAGAGCCGTACGAGGGATAGATTATGAATATGCTGACACTAGACAAAACAGAACTTCACAGAAACCATTCAACTTTTATTGCTGAAGCTGTCTTTGCCGTCGAAATGGTGAAAGCAGACAAGCAACTCGAAAAGCAGAAGATGGCGAAACAGTTGCTAGATACTCTATTTCCTCTTGAGTCGGGATCTCACGAAGATGTTGTAAGCTACGAGATTGACTACCGACACGTTCAGGTTTACTTCAAAAATGGTGAACATACAGGTCTGAAACGCGCTAAACACTTTGTGGCTTACACTGGTGATAAATCTAAGCCTTCAGCAATCCTATTCCGTGATGAAAGTGGTACACACGTTGAAGTGACAATCGGTGCTCGTAAAGGTACAGGCCGTCTGGAGTTGGTTGATATTCAAGATATCCAATTAGAGACGTGCACCACGTTTGGTCAAACTGAGGCTAGCCGCT from Vibrio gigantis harbors:
- a CDS encoding aldolase/citrate lyase/malate synthase family protein, with product MNMLTLDKTELHRNHSTFIAEAVFAVEMVKADKQLEKQKMAKQLLDTLFPLESGSHEDVVSYEIDYRHVQVYFKNGEHTGLKRAKHFVAYTGDKSKPSAILFRDESGTHVEVTIGARKGTGRLELVDIQDIQLETCTTFGQTEASRSSGIRHWVSLVKGDESGRPNASSEDKEFTAKNGEDYNLGFCFAI
- a CDS encoding cache domain-containing protein, with product MNLSRIILIGCAVFAVVSGIGLRAEHSETEKEAKPVNVLDISEPHVVSKAERRAKTLLAKAVVHVQKEGDDSVKDFMSDPEYIDGELYVFALGIDGQFLASGGSSMVLVGDSVLDTQDVYGNPFFREMITKAVHNGFGEVKYHWTNPTDRMGEPKTTFFERVGDVIVAVGYYPERSSAAEAKNLLARAMTAIVESEQQSLAEFNDAEGSFVEGDLYVFVMDMNSGKLLAHGVSPELIGRSHSEILSPDDKPILTEMLNLAKENGRGVYTYRWLNPLSSKVETKHTYYRVIDNKLVGVGYYTNSNKT